In Gossypium hirsutum isolate 1008001.06 chromosome A10, Gossypium_hirsutum_v2.1, whole genome shotgun sequence, the DNA window CAAAGGAGACGCAAAAATCATAACCCATCAATAACAAGCAAATGGGAATTTAAAGTTAACCAAAAAAGATACAGAAGGGCATGAAAAAAACAACTAACCAGAACTTGGATTTTGCCCGAACCTCATTGGTGGCCCAGAGCTTCATCCTATAGATCTTAGGATGCTCATCGCTCTCTGTTGGGTGAGCCCTTCCAACAACTTGGTACTGATGAAACTGCAACCAttaccaaaaccaaaatcaaaattttctgtCTTCCCCTCccccatttctcatattaattcaaatacagcTTAAAGCAACACTCCTCCCTGTAATTACTTAAAGATCCATAAACCAGCATATTTACTGACAACTTTCTAgccaaaatgaaataaagaaattttCGAATGGACCGAAACCAAGCATAACTTAACATAATAAAATCACCATAAAATTGTGAAGCTAAATGAGGGAAACAGAGGGAGTAGCGGCGTTGCGCACTTACCCTGAAAGTAACCATTTTTGAGGGAAAGATAGTAAGTATCTGAAGGAGTCGCGGCCCTCTCTCAATTAGGGTTTTGTCATATCAAAACGTATATATACAACTAGCTTTGTGAAATTGGGTCGGGTATACTGTATTTAGATTGGCTTAACAGATTTCTTAATCTCGACCCAAATTATTATAAACTAAAGGTCCTATATTATTAGTATTGACCCAATATGAATCTTGATTTTTTCGGCCCAAAATGAATACAATCTTCCTTTTCACCGGTTTCACGAGTCTCTGCATCTGGCTTTTCATCAGCTTTCTTAGTGTTAGGTGGCCACCTGGTCTCGCCCGAACGTCCATccgaaaaaataaaagaatttgagaaaaatatagGCTTAAAAATAAGTTTTGGTAAGAAGATGAAACCCATTTTCTAAGCAGATTGGGTCTCCAATAAGTATTTTTCTCTGGGCCTGACCAAGCctgattttgcaaaaaaaaaaaaaaaaaacttgctgCTTTTTGTTGCTGTTTTGTAATTGTTTAGGTGCCATTTCATTACTATATTGCTGTTaatatttagatattatataattattattttattgttaattttgttattattttaaaggtatttgttTGCTTAAACTTATTTGGTAttattaagtataaatattttttaatttatttttaatttattgaaaaacatttattttaatatttttagtatatttaatatattttttaaaatttatttttatataaaattaataatataaaaaattaatataaacaagCTGcacttaattcaaattttaaaattattattcgaATCAAATAAATTTGGACAAAACTCTATGAGTCGGCCGAGCCCATGCGTAAAATTCTATCATCAGACACTTCAATAAACACCGTTAGTGACACTTAAATATCATTAACTCTTCTGGCCTCACCACTTCAATCATCATTCACTACAACATTAAAGGAATTAATAACCTTTTAATTAGTTTATTGTAAACTCAAAAAACTCTGTTATTCCTTGAATATAGCATAAAGATTGATTGACCAGACTTGAATCAAATTTGCTTTCATATTTTCGATCCTTCAAAATGTTGCAGGTACtacaaaacacattttaaaagaagtatttttaaattacataattcaTCTATTCATTagatttttctttatatttaaataatttaaaataattattgttattattatagatttatactatcttaaatatttaattagataatcttagtttttaaaattttgatgaatatttaattaaataaaaataataattagatgatttattcatttgatttaacttaaatatttgttttattatttttttctatttgaaattttgattttaacataatttttaaaaaaatatcaattgcaatatttttagagaaagtaccgttttaaattttgtgatttctacatttattagattttataattaattttaaatatttaattttaatttatgtaatttatatattcattAGATAAGCTAAAGTGAGCCAATTAGGTAAAATTTTTAGATACAAATTATCTCATCAGATCTACTAAGAGAACCAATTAGAATAAGCCACGTGTATGTAAAAAATCAAAGTTCTTATTTATTATATCTTCTCCAATTTTCAACCAAAAACTAATGTTGATAACGTGGAATATCCAGATTAACATAtattaaagaaattatatatagaagaaatctttaaaaaaatttggatttAATATTATAAGATTGCATGTGATTTTAGGGAGAGTCAGTCACTAAACTGGAAAGGGAAAAGGTAAAGGAGCCCGCTGACGGTCAACAACGGTCAATGAAGGAAAAGAACAGAGAgttgagagaaaaaagaaaaatgaataggaaaaaaaattgaagccgCCTCTTAgaaacctaaaaatataaaatgaattaattgaaaagaaaattaaaagttaaaatgaaaaaaaattaatttcgcaagtataaaaaataaaaattaaattaaattaaattttttaggcacatggcacaagatgataggttaaaattttaaaaaattaacaaagttAATCAAGTACCAATTAATATCAGGCATGTACAAGTCTAAAAAagttaaaagacaaaaaaaatttaaacctttATATAGGAACTATTGCCATGTTTTGGGATTTAACttaacaaaacaaaaattcaagCCTTAACCCGAATGTAAGAACAATTGCCTAAGTATACCAATAATAAATTCAAGCCCCAATCTAATAACAGTTACCAAATTCAAGTCCCCAAAAAATGATTCACTATCAAATTTATTAGAAAACTTGTGAAATAAGCCAGCAATTTCTTTTACTAAATCATCCTAGTTGCCTTTGAGAAACAAAAACCCTGGCCAATAAAGTTCAAACATTGCAAACCAGCTCATCGAAGTAAACAAAATGTGAtagtaaattaaagaaaattcaaCTTCAACCAGTCAGATGTGGCCTCGGCTTCTCAAATGAAAAACAATACCCAATCAACAAACTGCCAGATGTTCactaccaaaaattttagaactaTAAACCACATCAACTCTCTTTTCATTGCAATGAGAGAACTTACATAAACAAGTTAGGCTTTGATGCCTTGTAAGTGGTCTTCAGCTTCCTGGTAGGCGGCCTTACCTTCTTGAACACCAATGGGAACTTGATTTTGGAGTTGTGGAATTGCTTGGTGCTATCTCTCTTGCATAGCTTGGCTGGGATAGTTGCAGTCTTGATAATCTGGATACATGGGAACCGGACTCTGTGGCGAGAAGCCATCTCAGTGTACATCTGTTCAACAGCTCCGTTTAGAGTAGTGTCACGGTATTCCTTGTACATGTTATGATAACCGGTACGGCTTTGGTAGCGGAGCCATATACCATAATTCTTAATCTTGGTAGGGTTCTTCTCAAATATCTGCAGAGAAATTTGCTTTAGATACCAGGCATTAAAAAGAATATCAAAGAATGCATCAGAAATTGTGTTGCCTTGGGTGTACAGATGATCATTATGCAATCACTAACTACAGCATTTTTTCCTGGATAAGGATTCCACCACATAGCCAGTAAATGAATTCTGCTcagcaagaaaagaaaagagatagggataaaaaaagaaaacctaaatCATCCAATTTAATTCCAGGAATTGCTTTTCGAATTCAGTCTGGCATATGAAACCCCAAAAAGTTATGCGcccaaataaatcatttaatgcaATCACAATCAGCAAAACAAAGATGAATAAGCTACGAAGTGCACTTTTCTAAAACGAAGTCGGTAAGAAAGCCTTAAAATCAGATATTTCTTAGCTATCTATGTTCCCTGCTGCTCTCAAGACAAATTTAAAGAGCTTAAGAACACAATCTCCGGTGTAAATTGAAGAGTAATGAGCTAAACATTGGCAATCGCACACAAAGTAGCTTCAGACATTAATCAACATACGCTAGCTATAAAAAAGAATGCAAAGGATGCGTTTCTTATTCAAATTTCCACACATTATCCCACAATAAATCACTTGATACAGAATGGATTATCAAAGGAATAACACTGAGAATATACCTCATTGATGGCAAGGACCTGACCATTGCTCTTCTTAACCTTCTTCAGCTTCCTCAAGAAGTACCTAATGAACATCAAAGGAGACACAAAAATCAGAAACCCGTCAACATAAAGCAAATGGGAAATAAAGCTAACCAAAAAATCCATGAAAATAATCACTAACCAGAACTTGGATTTGGCCCGAACCTCATTGGTGGCCCAGAGCTTCATCCTATAGATCTTGGGATGCTCATCGCTCTCTGTTGGGTGAGCCCTTCCAACTACTTGGTACTGGTGAAACTGcaaccaaaaccaaaatcaatataaaacttttcttctttttttctctcatttctcatattaattcaaatacagcTTGAAGCAACACTCCTCCCTTTAATGGCTGAGAAAAACCCATTAAACCAGTAAAAAGAGTAAGTGTTTTTAATCCCATATTTACTAACAACTTTCTAGCCAAAATGCAATAAAGAAAATTTCGAACGGATCGAAACCAAGCATAACATCACATAATAAAATCGCTATCAAATTTGTGAAGCTAAAAAAGGGAAATAGAGGGAGTAGCGGCGTTGATCTGAGAAAAGAGAAGGCGTTGCCCACTTACCCTGAAAGTAACCATTTTTGAGGGAAAGATAGTTTCTGAAGAAGTCACGGCCCTCACTCAATTAGGGTTTTGTCATTATCAAAAACGTTTATATAGTACTTAGCTTTGAGAAATTGGATTGGGCATAGTGTTTTTAGATGAGTTCCTGTTATTAAATGGGTTTAACAAATTTCTAAGCATCGACCCAAATGGTTATAAATTAAAGACCTTATATTAGTATAAGCCCAATTTGAATCTTGAATTATTCTTATTCGGCCCAAAATTAATACAATATTTTGAGTCATCtcttaaataaaattagattatccTACACTCAAAATCTGACTAAAAgaaatatatgtaataaaaatttaaaaattaatattataattaaatatgttttggttgaaagggtaaatttgagatatttaaaattatattatttttcgattgagtcttaattcgattggtatcaatattattattagtgCAGGAAGACGGGGGTTGGAGTGCGCTAAAATGTATTATTCTTATATTTAAGGGTTAGGACGAGATTATGGGTAGTTTTAAGCATTATATCAAAAAGAATATTCTAAACTTatggatgaaaaaaaataatgtttggGAGAATTTTAGCTctatttaaattttcaactctATTCGGTTTTAGATTTAGTTGAGATCTAATATCACTATTAAGTATCGAAAAAAAATGTGTTACTTTTATAGAAAAGGGTATTTATGGTAAAGCAACATGCTGTGATGGGTTTAAACATAACatcttattttagttaatttatgactttaaaaaaaaaatccagatATCCACTGTTACTTattataaaatagaaacaatggGTAGATTTATTCCCTTTTCTAATTCAAACCTCTTTACAATGGACTAATTTAGGAGAAATCATTTTAGAAAATATTATGTCAATATTTCTTACGATTGgcattgaaagaaaaaaaaggaaaataaacagAATAAAGGGCAAGTAAAGATTGTCATGTTTTTTAGCCTTTTGTATTTAGGGTTAAcataaaattggaaattttgaataaaagatTCAGAAATATTGAGAGGAAGAAAAGAACACCTTTTTATGACTAATATGACTAAGGGGAACAAAATTTGAAGATGGGGTGAAAATGATGTAAAGCTATTATGCAGATTTAAGGCCAATGTAAGCAGCACATAAAGCCAACACAGAGGAAACAGCATATGCACCAGCAACAATCATTGGCTCTTGGAGTCCACATAGTTCTAGATGATGATGCAAAGGCGCCATTTTAAACAACCGACGCCCGCTTCCATGATACTGTTTTGTTGCTTTAAAGTATACCACCTGACAAAATAAAGAGTCGATTATCATCGACATTCATCCATAGTCGCAGCAATGATGTATTATGCAATGTCGGAAAGTTGAACCGATAACACAATCAATGAGGGTAACTCAGAGCAACTACATAATACATGTTTAGAACAAATACTGATTCATGCATTAATAATTAGAGGCAATGGAGAATAGCACAAGATTCAGACATTTAACTTGAATAACATACCTGCATAACAATTGATGATGCTTCCAAAACAAACAAACCAGATGCAATGAATAAGGGAAAGAACATTCCAGTACAAGCGGCCATTGCAGCTAATGCGCCACCGAGGGCCGAGGATCCAGTATCACCCATAATTACACCTGCTTTGTACTGGTTGTGGAAAAGAAAACCAATGCCGGCCCCAGCCATGGCTGTCCCAAATACACTAAGTTCTGATGGGGATGGAGAAATAACATTTAGTTTTGAAGAAGGTAAATACTTGTAAAGAGCATAAGAGAAGCTTAAAATTTACAAGTTTTTAACATTATAATCATATTTTAGTGTTTCACTAAGATGGTtgctataataaaatattaataaatatgataagATGAAAAACAATGGAAGAAGTCAGAAAACTTCAACAAATCAAGGAGTAGgctttaaaa includes these proteins:
- the LOC107935910 gene encoding 60S ribosomal protein L18a, with protein sequence MVTFRFHQYQVVGRAHPTESDEHPKIYRMKLWATNEVRAKSKFWYFLRKLKKVKKSNGQVLAINEIFEKNPTKIKNYGIWLRYQSRTGYHNMYKEYRDTTLNGAVEQMYTEMASRHRVRFPCIQIIKTATIPAKLCKRDSTKQFHNSKIKFPLVFKKVRPPTRKLKTTYKASKPNLFM